GCCCCGAGCTCGTCGAGGTCCCCGATGTCTTCGCCCAGCAGTACTCCGAGGCCGCAGCGGCACTGGAGGAGCTCGGGTTCGTGGTGGAGCGGGAGAACTTCGTCGGCGGTGTCTTCGGCACGGTGCGTTCGCAGTCGGTCGAGGCGGGCTCCATGGAGCCTCGGGGCACCGTGATCGTCCTGACGGTGGTGTGAGGCGGAGCCGGGAGTTCACGCTCAGTTGTTGGGCTCGCCCGGTCGGGCGCCCTCCTCCTGATAGGCGTAGCGCTCCTGCCGCCAGGCATCACCGTGGCGGTGGTAGCCCCGCTGCTCCCAGAAGCCCAGCTCGGGCGACCCGTCCGCGAGGTAGTTCCAGCCGCGCAGCCACTTCGGCCCCTTCCAGGTGTACAGGTGCGGCACGATGAGCCTCATCGGCGCCCCGCGCTCGTGCGCCAGCGGCTCCCCGTCGAGATGGGTGGCGAGCAACGTCCGCGGCGAGAGCAGGTCATCCACCTCCAGGTTCGCTGCGTATCCGAACTCGGCGAACACCAGCACCTGGTGCACATCCGGGGCCGGCGGCGCGAGCTCGAGGACGTCGGACGCCCGGGGCCCGGACCACCGCTGGTCGAGGGCCGACCAGCGGGTGGCACAGTGCATGTCCGCGACGACCTCGTGCACCTCGAGGCCGGCCAGGTCCGTCCACTGGAAGGCATGCTCCACGCCGTCGGCCGTGGCCCCTCCCACGGTGAACGCCCAGCGCTCGGGTCGCACCCGCGGGACCGGGCCGTAGTGCATCAGTTCGGGCTCGGACCGCCAGTGCTGCCCGGGAGGCAGCACGCGGTCGAGCGGCGCATCCGATCCGTCCGTGCGCCCCACCGCCTCAGGCCCCCCGGAGCATCTCCGCGACCAGGAACGCCATCTCCAGGGACTGCTGGTGGTTCAGGCGCGGGTCCACGAGGGTCTCGTAGCGGCGGGTCAGGGCGTGATCGTCGATCTCCTCGCTGCCGCCGAGCACCTCGGTCACGTCGGAGCCGGTGAGCTCGACGTGCAGGCCTCCCGGAACGGTGCCGAGCCCGCGATGGACCTCGAAGAACCCCCGGACCTCGTCGATGACGTCGGAGAAGCGGCGGGTCTTGTACCCGCTGGCGCTGGTGATCCCGTTGCCGTGCATGGGGTCACACACCCAGGTCACCGGGCGCCCGTCCCGTTGCACACCCTCGACCAGTTCCGGCAGCGCGTCGCGGATCCTGGACGCACCCATCCGGGTGATGAAGGTCAGCCGACCGGCCTCACCGTCGGGGTTGAGCCGGTCCATCAGGGCGAGGGCGTCCTCGACCGTGCTGGTCGGGCCGAGCTTGACACCCACGGGATTGCGCACCCGGGCGAAGAAGTCCACGTGCGCGCCGTCGAGCTGGCGGGTGCGTTCACCGATCCACAGGAAGTGCGCGGAGCAGTCGTAGGGCGCTCCGGTGCGGGAGTCGATCCGCGTCAGCGGTCGCTCGTAGTCCAGCAGCAACCCCTCGTGACTGGAGAAGAACTCCACCGTGCGCAGCGCGTCGAAGTCGGCCCCGGCGGCACCCATGAACCGGATGGCCCGGTCGATCTCGGCGGCGAACGCGTCGTACTGGGCATAGGCCGGGTTCTCCATGAACCCGCGGTTCCACTCGTGCACACGCCGTAGGTCGGCGAATCCGCCCTGGGTGAAGGCGCGGATGAGGTTCAGCGTGGTGGCGGAGTTGTGGTACGCGTCCAGCAAGCGCTGCGGGTCCGGTTCACGGGAGTCGGCCGAGAAGTCGTACCCGTTGATGATGTCGCCGCGATAGGCGGGCAGAGTGATCCCGTCCCGGGTCTCGGTGTCGGAGCTGCGCGGCTTGGCGTACTGGCCCGCCATCCGCCCCATCTTGATGATGGGCATGCTCGCGCCGTAGGTCAGCACGACGGCCATCTGCAGGATCGTCTTGATCTTGTCGCGGATGTTGTCCGCGGTCAGCTCGCTGAACGTCTCGGCACAGTCGCCACCCTGCAGGAGGAAGGCCTCCCCGCGGGAGGCCTCCGCCAGCAGCTCCCGCAGCCGGTCCGCCTCGCCCGCGAACACCAGCGGCGGGGAGGACTCGAGTCTGCCGGTGGCGCGACGCAGTGCGTCCCGGTCGGGCCAGCGGGGCTGCTGACGAGCCGGGAGCTCGCGCCACTGCTCGAGACCGGACAGGACCGCGGGATCATGAAGGACGCTCACGCGCCCAGGATACGTGCGTGAGCGTCCACCCCGAACCGCGCGGGTCAGTGCTCCTGCGGCGTGGCCGGGACGAGCGGCTGGCCGATCCCCGCGAGCAGCTCGGCGAACCAGCCGGCCGAGACGTCGAACGCCTTCCCGCCCGCGATGCGCGGGAAGGCGATGGCGGTCAGCTCGTCGCCGTTCTCCTCGTCGTGGCCGATCACACCCGACCGGCCCGCCAGCGCCGTGTCGACCGCGAGATCGGTCATGGAACGGATCAGTGCCAGATCGTCCTCGTTGGCCGGGGCCGACCTCGAGAAGTACCCGGACTTCTGGACCATCACCTTCTCGGCTCCGATGAGGTCGGCGAACTGCTTCGCGAACCACGCGCCGGGGTTGATCGTGTCGAGCATGACGTGCCCGAAGGGGTCGCGCTTGACCTCCTCGCCGGCTGCCTCCAGCTCGGCGACGATCTCGGGCACGCCGGCCCCCTCGGAGAGGAAGATGTTGACGTTGCCGACCTCGTCCATGATCGTGCGCAGCCGGGCGGCCTCGGACTGCAGGTCGACCGCCAGCTCCGGCAGCAGGACCGCGTGGATGTCCCACCGCTCCTTGGTCAGACCGAGCGCGGGGTTCCAGGTCTGCTCGCTCCACCACTCGCGGTAGTCGCGGGCGGCCGCCGCGGTGAGCCAACCGCAGTGGCGACCCATGACCTCGTGCACGATCAGCATGCGGGGGTTCGAGCGGTGCTCACCGATGATGTTCTGCGCGAACCGCGAAGCCTGCTGCGCGGCCGTGGTGGCACCCAGCGACTGGCGGATGGGGACGATGTCGTTGTCGATCGTCTTGGGCAGACCCACCACGGTGAGGTGGTGGCCGTTCTCCTCCAGGTAGGCCGCGAGGTCGGCCGCCGTGGTGTTGGTGTCGTCACCGCCGATCGTGTGCAGGACGTCGACGCCGTCGGTGCGCAGACGCTCCGCGGCCACCTTCAGCGGGTCCTCACCCTCGGCCACCAGCCCACGCTTGACCAGGTCCGCGGCATTGGTGAGCTTGACGCGGCTGTTGCCGATGGGCGAGCCACCGAACCGGTCGAGGACGTCGATCGCCTCCCGGGCCGCACCGTCGACGACGAGGTAGTTCCCCGTCAGCAGTCCGTGGTAGCCGTACTGATAGGCGATGATCTCGACGTCGGGGAGAACATCGCCGTAGCGACGCACCAGGCCGGCCACCGCTGCGGACAGGCAGGGCGCGAATCCGCCTGCGGTGAGCAGCGCGATCCGGCGGATCGGGGCGTTCTGGGACATTCTCGGCCTTTCGACTGGGGTGCAGGTGCGGGCCGCCTGCGGCGCGGGCCCGTGCCTTCATGCTACTGACCACCGGCCCTGCGGAGGCGCACCACCCGGCGCCGTAGAGTGGAGGGCATGCCCGATCCCGAGGACCGCGACCCCGCAGGCCCGCGGCCGGAGCCCTCCGACCGCGAGGTCGAGGAGCGCTGGGCGGAGCTGACCTCCCGGCTCCAGGGTCTGGGAGCCGGCAGCAGTGCCGGGCAGGACGAGGACGACGCCGATACCGATGCCGCTGCCTCGACGGGGCCCCGGGACTACGCGATCGCCGAGGAGCCCGAGGAAGCCGGCTTCGTTCCCCCGGACCCGCCGGCGCTCAGCGGGTCCGATCCGCTGCCCACCCTGGCCTGGCTCGCCGCGCTCGGCGGCCCGGTCGCGACGGTGATCTTCCTGATCGTGTGGCCGGGCGCGCCCTCCTGGATCTACCTGGCAGCTATCCTGACCTCGGTCGTGGGCTGGCTGGTGCTGCTGTGGCGCATGCCGCGCTCGCGCGACGACGACGCCGACGACGGAGCCGTTGTCTGACCCACCCCCACCACCCGCACCGGTAAGGTGTGGGCACTCGTCACGTCCCTGTCGAAGGAGCCAGCCATGAATGAGGTCGACGTCCCCCTGAAGGTCACCACCCCGGACGAGCTGTCGATCCCGGATCTGCTGGTGGACTGGGCGTCGCAGGACCCCGATCGGGTGCTGCTCGAGCTTCCCGACGGCGACGGCTGGTCGCCGGTGACCGCGCGCCGCCTGCACGAGCAGGTGACCGGGGTGGCCCGCGGGCTCATCGCCGGAGGCGTCCAGGCCGGGGACCGGGTGGCGATCATGTCCAAGACCCGGGCCGAGTGGACCATCGCCGACCTGGCCATCTGGTACGCCGGCGGTGTCACGGTGCCGATCTACGAGACCTCCTCCGCGGAGCAGGCCGCCTGGATCCTCTCCGACTCCAAGGCTCGCCGGGTGTTCGCCGAGACCGCCGAGCTCGCCACTCTCGCCCGCGAGGCCGCGGCGGACGCGGGTCTGGAGGAGGTCTGGGTCTTCGACGACGGCGCCCTCGACCGGCTCACCGAGGCGGGTGCGCAGGTGCCGGAGGAGGCTGTCCGCGAACGCTACGACGCGCTGCGCCTCACCGACCTGGCCACGATCATCTACACCTCGGGCACGACCGGCCCACCCAAGGGCGTCGAGCTCACCCACGGCAACTTCGTCGAGCTCACCCGCAACGCGGTCGCCGCCCTGGGCAAGGACATCCTGCACGACGACGCCCGCACGCTGCTGTTCATGCCGCTCGCGCACGTGTTCGCTCGCTTCGTCTCCATCCTCACCATCTGCGCGGGCGTCCCGATCGGGCACGTGGGCGACCCCACGACGCTGCTCACCCACATCGCGACCTTCCGCCCCACCTTCATCCTCTCGGTGCCGCGCGTGTTCGAGAAGGTCTACAACTCCTCGGAGCAGAAGGCCGCGGCCGGTGGCAAGGTGAAGATCTTCCAGTGGGCGGCGGAGGTCTCGACCGCCTACTCCCGCTCCCTCGATGACGGCGGCCCCGGGCTGGTGCTGCGCGCGAAGTACGCCCTCGCCGACAAGCTGGTGCTGCACAAGATCCGCGCCGCCCTCGGCGGGCAGGTCGAGTACGCGATCTCCGGCGGCGCGCCGCTGGGCGACCGGCTCGGCCACTTCTTCCGGGGTGTGGGCGTGCGGGTGCTGGAGGGCTACGGCCTCACCGAGACCACCGCCCCGGTGACGGTCAATGTGCCCGACCGCTCGAAGATCGGCACGGTCGGGCCCGCGCTGCCGGGGATCAGCCTGCGCATCGCCGAGGACGGCGAGATCCTCGCGAAGGGGATCGCGGTCTTCGAGCACTACCACGACAACCCCGAGGAGACCGCTGCGGCGATCACCGACGGGTGGTTCCACACCGGCGACCTCGGCGAGATCGATGAGGACGGCTACCTGCGCATCACCGGCAGGAAGAAGGAGATCATCGTCACCGCCGGCGGGAAGAACGTGATCCCCTCCCAGCTGGAGGACAAGATCCGTGCTCACGCCCTGATCAGCCAGTGCGTCGTGATCGGTGACCAGCGCCCGTTCATCGCAGCGCTGCTCACCCTCGACGCCGACATGCTCGCCACGTGGCTCTCCAACCAGGGGCTGCCCGAGATGAGCGTGCAGGAGGCGGCCGAGCACCCACAGGTCCA
Above is a window of Ruania suaedae DNA encoding:
- a CDS encoding molybdopterin-dependent oxidoreductase, with protein sequence MGRTDGSDAPLDRVLPPGQHWRSEPELMHYGPVPRVRPERWAFTVGGATADGVEHAFQWTDLAGLEVHEVVADMHCATRWSALDQRWSGPRASDVLELAPPAPDVHQVLVFAEFGYAANLEVDDLLSPRTLLATHLDGEPLAHERGAPMRLIVPHLYTWKGPKWLRGWNYLADGSPELGFWEQRGYHRHGDAWRQERYAYQEEGARPGEPNN
- a CDS encoding class II 3-deoxy-7-phosphoheptulonate synthase, yielding MSVLHDPAVLSGLEQWRELPARQQPRWPDRDALRRATGRLESSPPLVFAGEADRLRELLAEASRGEAFLLQGGDCAETFSELTADNIRDKIKTILQMAVVLTYGASMPIIKMGRMAGQYAKPRSSDTETRDGITLPAYRGDIINGYDFSADSREPDPQRLLDAYHNSATTLNLIRAFTQGGFADLRRVHEWNRGFMENPAYAQYDAFAAEIDRAIRFMGAAGADFDALRTVEFFSSHEGLLLDYERPLTRIDSRTGAPYDCSAHFLWIGERTRQLDGAHVDFFARVRNPVGVKLGPTSTVEDALALMDRLNPDGEAGRLTFITRMGASRIRDALPELVEGVQRDGRPVTWVCDPMHGNGITSASGYKTRRFSDVIDEVRGFFEVHRGLGTVPGGLHVELTGSDVTEVLGGSEEIDDHALTRRYETLVDPRLNHQQSLEMAFLVAEMLRGA
- a CDS encoding pyrophosphate--fructose-6-phosphate 1-phosphotransferase; translation: MSQNAPIRRIALLTAGGFAPCLSAAVAGLVRRYGDVLPDVEIIAYQYGYHGLLTGNYLVVDGAAREAIDVLDRFGGSPIGNSRVKLTNAADLVKRGLVAEGEDPLKVAAERLRTDGVDVLHTIGGDDTNTTAADLAAYLEENGHHLTVVGLPKTIDNDIVPIRQSLGATTAAQQASRFAQNIIGEHRSNPRMLIVHEVMGRHCGWLTAAAARDYREWWSEQTWNPALGLTKERWDIHAVLLPELAVDLQSEAARLRTIMDEVGNVNIFLSEGAGVPEIVAELEAAGEEVKRDPFGHVMLDTINPGAWFAKQFADLIGAEKVMVQKSGYFSRSAPANEDDLALIRSMTDLAVDTALAGRSGVIGHDEENGDELTAIAFPRIAGGKAFDVSAGWFAELLAGIGQPLVPATPQEH
- a CDS encoding AMP-dependent synthetase/ligase; amino-acid sequence: MNEVDVPLKVTTPDELSIPDLLVDWASQDPDRVLLELPDGDGWSPVTARRLHEQVTGVARGLIAGGVQAGDRVAIMSKTRAEWTIADLAIWYAGGVTVPIYETSSAEQAAWILSDSKARRVFAETAELATLAREAAADAGLEEVWVFDDGALDRLTEAGAQVPEEAVRERYDALRLTDLATIIYTSGTTGPPKGVELTHGNFVELTRNAVAALGKDILHDDARTLLFMPLAHVFARFVSILTICAGVPIGHVGDPTTLLTHIATFRPTFILSVPRVFEKVYNSSEQKAAAGGKVKIFQWAAEVSTAYSRSLDDGGPGLVLRAKYALADKLVLHKIRAALGGQVEYAISGGAPLGDRLGHFFRGVGVRVLEGYGLTETTAPVTVNVPDRSKIGTVGPALPGISLRIAEDGEILAKGIAVFEHYHDNPEETAAAITDGWFHTGDLGEIDEDGYLRITGRKKEIIVTAGGKNVIPSQLEDKIRAHALISQCVVIGDQRPFIAALLTLDADMLATWLSNQGLPEMSVQEAAEHPQVQEALQGAIDRANASVSRAESVRRFEVLGEDFTVADYLTPKMSVKRSLVLDNYSETIEALYAKAAAERAQT